A region from the Halanaerobium saccharolyticum subsp. saccharolyticum DSM 6643 genome encodes:
- a CDS encoding 4Fe-4S dicluster domain-containing protein produces the protein MVETVSKTKTKIETNQKWCKSCGICVDFCPTNVLELDITGKLKVVDADACISCMLCELRCPDFAIEIVEED, from the coding sequence ATGGTAGAAACTGTTAGCAAGACAAAAACAAAGATAGAAACTAATCAAAAATGGTGCAAAAGCTGTGGAATATGTGTAGACTTTTGCCCAACAAATGTATTAGAACTAGACATTACAGGAAAACTTAAGGTAGTGGATGCAGACGCATGTATCAGCTGTATGCTGTGTGAGTTGCGCTGTCCTGATTTTGCAATAGAAATAGTAGAGGAGGATTAA
- a CDS encoding tripartite tricarboxylate transporter TctB family protein, whose amino-acid sequence MEMAVKDKITAAIIFILSVAGYIKAGEYEMGGASSFPKAIFMGGIVLSAALFLAAQFDFYKGKEKTENINVKRMAMIIGISILYFVLIDKVGYFIVTPLFLFSLTIILGYRNKKILFLYPLFFSVFLFLVFRLFLNVPLPMGILS is encoded by the coding sequence ATGGAAATGGCTGTAAAAGATAAAATTACTGCCGCTATAATTTTTATTTTAAGTGTGGCTGGTTATATTAAAGCGGGGGAATATGAAATGGGAGGAGCCAGTTCGTTTCCCAAAGCAATTTTTATGGGGGGAATAGTTCTTTCGGCTGCTTTGTTTTTAGCGGCTCAATTTGATTTTTATAAGGGAAAAGAAAAAACAGAAAATATTAATGTTAAGAGAATGGCAATGATTATTGGAATTAGCATACTGTATTTTGTATTGATTGATAAAGTTGGATACTTTATTGTAACACCATTATTTTTATTTTCATTAACAATTATTCTTGGTTATAGAAACAAAAAGATTTTATTTCTCTACCCCCTCTTTTTTAGCGTGTTTTTATTTTTAGTATTTAGACTGTTTTTAAATGTACCATTACCAATGGGAATTCTATCTTAA
- the sucC gene encoding ADP-forming succinate--CoA ligase subunit beta, which yields MKIYEYQAKEIFSENGIETPAGQLALSVKEAVKKAEELDYKVALKSQVHVGGRGKVGGIKFASTKEEVEKMAEKLFNMEIKGEEVNRLLIEELQDIEEEYYLGLTLNRSKKTDTLIFSRSGGMDIEEVAAKKPEKVVKVNIDPVLGFQNFHLNPIVKAFDFDREMSKKIVPIVKKLYDIFKNNDCLLVEINPLALLADGSVKALDGKLEMDDNARYRQSKLLTMWDEEKEEKMELIGRQAGFVVIKLSGNVSVISNGAGLAISTLDALQRHGANAANILDLSGGATSEKVQKAFDVVLQDSDVESILFNIFGGITRCDEIATGVSKSLEKVPSEISVICRLQGTNRDEGIEILKEAGLEAASDLEEVVEKVVKTIKGGE from the coding sequence TTGAAAATATACGAATATCAGGCTAAAGAAATTTTTTCGGAAAATGGGATAGAAACCCCTGCTGGCCAGCTGGCACTTTCAGTAAAAGAAGCTGTAAAAAAAGCAGAAGAACTGGATTATAAGGTTGCCCTAAAATCTCAAGTCCATGTGGGTGGAAGAGGTAAAGTTGGTGGAATTAAATTTGCTTCAACTAAAGAGGAAGTAGAAAAAATGGCAGAAAAGCTATTTAATATGGAAATAAAAGGTGAAGAAGTAAATAGACTATTAATTGAAGAGCTACAGGATATAGAAGAAGAATACTATCTGGGATTAACATTAAACAGAAGCAAAAAAACAGACACACTTATTTTCAGCCGTTCAGGTGGAATGGATATAGAAGAAGTTGCAGCAAAAAAACCAGAAAAAGTTGTTAAAGTTAATATTGATCCTGTTTTAGGATTTCAGAATTTTCATCTGAATCCGATAGTAAAAGCTTTCGATTTTGACAGAGAAATGAGCAAAAAAATTGTACCAATAGTAAAGAAGCTTTATGATATATTTAAAAATAATGACTGTTTATTAGTAGAAATCAACCCACTTGCCCTGCTGGCTGATGGAAGTGTAAAAGCTCTTGATGGCAAATTAGAGATGGATGATAATGCAAGATACAGACAGTCAAAACTTCTCACAATGTGGGATGAAGAAAAAGAAGAAAAAATGGAGTTAATTGGTCGTCAGGCTGGTTTTGTTGTTATCAAATTGAGTGGAAATGTATCAGTAATAAGTAATGGTGCCGGTCTTGCTATTTCGACACTTGACGCACTGCAGCGACATGGAGCGAATGCAGCAAATATACTTGACTTGAGTGGAGGAGCTACTTCTGAAAAGGTACAAAAAGCTTTTGATGTAGTTTTACAGGACAGTGATGTTGAGTCAATATTATTCAATATCTTTGGTGGTATAACAAGGTGTGATGAAATTGCAACAGGTGTAAGCAAATCTTTAGAAAAAGTACCATCTGAGATTTCTGTTATCTGCAGACTTCAGGGGACAAATCGCGATGAAGGTATAGAAATACTTAAAGAAGCAGGACTTGAGGCGGCATCTGATTTAGAAGAAGTGGTAGAAAAAGTTGTAAAAACAATTAAGGGGGGTGAATAG
- a CDS encoding 2-oxoacid:acceptor oxidoreductase subunit alpha produces the protein MKEAVLMQGNQAVAEGALAAGLKFCAGYPITPSTEVIEILSEKLSSHGGRFIQMEDELGSIGAIIGASAAGKKSMTATSGPGFSLMQENLGYAAMVELPIVIYNAQRVGPSTGGATKPHQADIMQAKWGSHGDSPRIALMPGSVKEAYEITVKAFNLSEKYMVPVVILMDELLAHMRESIVIPDKDELEIVERRTDADPKDEYLPYKIDETGLPVLPPLGGGYRYNISGMIHGEDGIPDLTPSTIDANVRRINSKLDRYYDDIVMLENEKNEKAKIAIFAFGSTTRPAKGAIKKAKKAGVEVELIRPITIWPFPEKELKEIAKRVDKIIVAEMNLGQTAGLVKQALEGKAEVIQHNRVDSGHISVEELYNKIMEVNS, from the coding sequence ATGAAAGAAGCAGTATTAATGCAGGGTAATCAAGCAGTAGCTGAAGGAGCCCTGGCAGCAGGATTGAAATTCTGTGCCGGATATCCGATTACCCCTTCAACAGAAGTAATAGAAATACTTTCAGAAAAATTGTCTTCCCACGGAGGAAGATTTATACAGATGGAAGATGAGTTGGGAAGTATAGGAGCAATAATAGGTGCATCAGCAGCAGGAAAAAAATCGATGACGGCAACAAGTGGACCAGGATTTAGCCTGATGCAGGAAAACCTGGGCTATGCAGCAATGGTAGAGTTGCCGATAGTAATATACAATGCACAGAGGGTAGGGCCATCCACAGGTGGAGCTACAAAACCACATCAGGCGGATATAATGCAGGCTAAATGGGGATCACATGGAGACAGCCCACGTATAGCATTAATGCCTGGATCAGTAAAAGAAGCATATGAGATCACAGTAAAAGCATTCAATCTTTCAGAAAAGTATATGGTTCCAGTAGTAATCTTAATGGACGAGCTCTTAGCACATATGAGAGAAAGTATAGTAATACCGGATAAAGATGAATTGGAAATAGTAGAAAGACGCACAGATGCAGATCCCAAAGATGAGTATCTACCGTATAAAATAGATGAAACAGGATTACCAGTACTGCCACCACTGGGTGGAGGATACAGGTACAATATATCTGGCATGATCCACGGAGAAGATGGAATACCGGATCTTACACCATCGACAATAGATGCTAATGTAAGGAGAATCAACTCCAAATTAGATAGATACTATGATGATATAGTAATGCTGGAGAACGAAAAAAATGAAAAAGCTAAAATAGCCATTTTTGCATTTGGTTCAACCACCAGACCGGCAAAAGGTGCAATCAAAAAAGCAAAAAAAGCGGGAGTAGAAGTAGAGCTTATCAGGCCGATAACAATCTGGCCGTTCCCAGAAAAAGAGCTTAAAGAGATAGCAAAAAGAGTGGATAAGATAATAGTGGCAGAGATGAATTTAGGCCAGACAGCTGGACTGGTAAAACAGGCTCTAGAAGGAAAAGCAGAAGTGATACAGCACAACAGAGTAGATAGTGGACACATAAGTGTAGAAGAACTCTACAATAAAATTATGGAAGTAAATTCATAA
- a CDS encoding universal stress protein yields the protein MFKILVAVKGSESCSAVAQKAQEMALLCKGSVTFLTIISTKHKLIRSKEEFEQLNLDLEETKKETEEALKTCSTLYGQCEVELGEKGLETERVVKEGNYIGQDICNYAEENNFDLIVIADKSDKTVKDKLLGSTAEKIIKHAKTSVLVVK from the coding sequence ATGTTTAAAATTTTAGTTGCTGTAAAGGGTTCTGAAAGCTGTTCTGCGGTTGCTCAGAAAGCTCAAGAAATGGCTCTTTTATGCAAAGGTTCAGTTACATTTCTGACAATTATAAGTACTAAACACAAATTGATAAGATCTAAAGAAGAGTTTGAACAGTTAAATCTCGATCTGGAAGAAACAAAAAAAGAAACAGAAGAAGCTTTAAAAACATGCAGCACACTATATGGGCAGTGTGAGGTTGAATTAGGAGAAAAGGGTTTAGAGACTGAAAGAGTTGTTAAAGAAGGAAATTATATAGGGCAAGATATATGTAATTATGCTGAAGAAAATAATTTTGATTTAATAGTTATTGCTGATAAAAGTGATAAAACAGTAAAAGATAAGCTGCTGGGAAGTACAGCGGAAAAGATTATAAAACATGCAAAAACATCTGTCTTGGTTGTAAAGTAA
- a CDS encoding thiamine pyrophosphate-dependent enzyme, with product MSKLDNLLRTDQMPHFACPGCTHGTAWKSMLKAVEDLGLDQDKTVMVCAIGCAGRLPVYSDFPSLRTPHGRALSYATGVKLANPELNVIVFMGDGDAAAIGGNHLIHAARRNIDITAVVATNEIYGMTGGQYAPTTERGRFASTAPFGMTENQMDVCKLVEGAGATFVGRGDVYNVRELKGLVKAAIEHKGFSLVEIFTTCPTHFGRKNNMKQPSKLVKHLKELTVTKKQAEKMTEEELKGKLIRGILVDEEKPEYVETYDRLTGFKEEGEG from the coding sequence ATGAGCAAATTGGATAATTTACTGAGAACAGATCAGATGCCTCATTTTGCCTGTCCGGGATGTACCCATGGTACAGCCTGGAAGTCCATGCTTAAGGCAGTAGAAGATCTGGGCTTAGATCAGGATAAAACAGTGATGGTATGTGCGATCGGATGTGCGGGTAGATTACCGGTATATTCAGATTTTCCATCTCTCAGAACACCACATGGAAGAGCGTTAAGCTATGCAACAGGAGTAAAACTTGCCAATCCAGAATTAAATGTAATAGTATTTATGGGAGATGGAGATGCAGCAGCAATTGGGGGTAATCATTTAATCCATGCAGCTAGAAGAAACATCGATATTACCGCAGTAGTAGCAACAAATGAGATATATGGAATGACAGGAGGACAGTATGCGCCGACAACAGAGAGAGGAAGATTTGCCTCTACAGCACCATTTGGGATGACAGAAAATCAAATGGATGTATGTAAGCTTGTAGAAGGGGCAGGAGCAACTTTTGTTGGACGTGGAGATGTCTACAATGTAAGAGAGCTAAAAGGCTTAGTGAAGGCAGCTATAGAACACAAAGGATTCTCTTTAGTTGAAATATTTACAACTTGTCCTACTCATTTTGGGAGAAAAAATAATATGAAACAGCCTTCTAAATTAGTAAAACATCTAAAAGAGCTGACAGTAACCAAAAAACAAGCAGAAAAGATGACTGAAGAAGAATTAAAAGGTAAATTAATTAGAGGTATACTTGTAGATGAGGAAAAGCCAGAATATGTAGAAACATATGATAGACTGACAGGATTTAAAGAAGAAGGTGAAGGATAA
- a CDS encoding tripartite tricarboxylate transporter substrate binding protein, whose amino-acid sequence MKRIMTFVLMALLVLSLSSGVIAADYPNKTITLMVPFSAGGGTDVIARLFAPYLEEELDESIAILNKPGSNAEVGITWLYNQDPDGYSIGFTNLPHFVSNPLMRETQYSIDAYQPLINLVTDPGVIAVKADDDRFPDLESFVKFAEENPGSLTIGNSGIGGDDHIATLMLQDRTGAKFTPVPFTGAAPNRTALLGGHIMAAAINASEAVQFVESGQMRVLGVMSEKRYGDLPDVPTFKESGYNVISGSSRGISLLKGVSDEKLQILADAARKAAKNPEFIEKATKAQQPLDIQVLDNAEKVLERYNSNIKELHKKFQW is encoded by the coding sequence ATGAAACGCATTATGACTTTTGTTCTGATGGCTCTTTTGGTTTTAAGTCTGAGTAGTGGTGTAATAGCAGCTGATTATCCTAACAAGACAATTACATTAATGGTTCCTTTTTCAGCCGGTGGTGGAACTGATGTAATAGCAAGACTATTTGCTCCATATTTAGAAGAAGAATTAGATGAAAGTATTGCTATTTTAAACAAACCTGGTTCTAACGCTGAAGTTGGTATTACATGGTTATATAACCAGGATCCTGATGGATATTCAATTGGATTTACTAACTTACCACATTTTGTGTCTAATCCACTTATGAGAGAGACCCAATATTCAATTGATGCATATCAGCCTTTGATTAACTTAGTTACTGACCCAGGCGTAATAGCAGTTAAAGCAGATGATGATAGATTTCCTGATTTAGAATCATTCGTTAAATTTGCAGAAGAAAATCCTGGTTCATTAACAATTGGCAACTCAGGAATTGGTGGAGACGACCATATAGCAACTTTGATGCTTCAGGATAGAACTGGTGCTAAATTTACTCCAGTACCATTTACAGGTGCTGCACCTAACAGAACGGCTCTGCTTGGTGGACACATTATGGCTGCTGCAATCAACGCAAGTGAAGCAGTTCAATTTGTGGAATCCGGTCAGATGAGAGTCCTAGGAGTTATGTCTGAAAAGAGATATGGAGATTTACCAGATGTTCCAACATTTAAAGAAAGTGGTTATAATGTAATTTCTGGTTCTAGTCGTGGTATTTCATTGTTGAAAGGAGTTTCTGATGAGAAACTTCAAATTTTAGCAGATGCAGCAAGAAAAGCAGCGAAGAACCCGGAATTTATAGAAAAGGCTACTAAAGCTCAGCAGCCTCTAGATATTCAAGTATTAGATAACGCTGAAAAAGTTCTTGAAAGATATAATAGTAACATTAAAGAATTACACAAAAAGTTCCAGTGGTAA
- the sucD gene encoding succinate--CoA ligase subunit alpha, whose protein sequence is MSIIIDKDTKIIVQGITGREGSFHADLMLKYGANVVGGVTPGKSDQKINGLPVFDTVKEAAEATSADASILFVPPRFSRDAILEAIDAGLEVVVTVAEGIPFHDMLYCREYANKNNCTLIGPNTPGIISPGKSKLGFMADIIYKEGSVGMISRSATLSYEAVNNLTINGIGQSTVVGIGGDPLQGITFKDLLPLFEEDPETEVVLMIGEIGGTDEEEAALYVKENMETPVIAFIAGEAAPEGKRMGHAGAIVSPGGEGSANYKKEKLEEAGIEVARKLTDIPDLCKKYI, encoded by the coding sequence ATGAGTATTATTATCGATAAAGATACTAAAATTATTGTTCAGGGTATTACTGGACGTGAAGGAAGTTTCCATGCTGATTTGATGTTAAAATATGGTGCAAATGTAGTTGGGGGAGTAACACCTGGGAAAAGTGACCAGAAAATTAACGGTCTGCCTGTATTTGACACAGTAAAAGAAGCAGCAGAAGCAACAAGTGCAGATGCAAGCATACTATTTGTTCCTCCAAGATTCAGCAGAGATGCTATTTTAGAGGCGATTGATGCAGGTCTTGAGGTAGTTGTTACGGTTGCAGAAGGTATCCCTTTCCATGATATGCTTTACTGTAGAGAATATGCAAATAAAAATAACTGCACATTAATTGGCCCCAATACACCAGGAATTATATCTCCTGGAAAATCTAAATTAGGATTTATGGCGGATATTATCTATAAAGAAGGCAGTGTGGGCATGATCTCAAGAAGTGCTACTCTTTCTTATGAAGCAGTTAACAACCTGACAATAAATGGAATTGGTCAGTCTACAGTTGTTGGTATAGGTGGTGACCCTTTACAGGGGATAACATTTAAAGATTTGTTGCCCCTTTTTGAAGAAGATCCAGAAACAGAGGTTGTTTTGATGATTGGAGAAATCGGTGGCACAGATGAGGAAGAAGCTGCCTTGTATGTCAAAGAAAATATGGAAACACCTGTTATTGCATTTATAGCAGGAGAGGCTGCACCTGAAGGAAAAAGAATGGGTCATGCAGGTGCTATAGTTTCTCCAGGTGGAGAAGGTAGTGCAAATTACAAAAAAGAAAAACTTGAAGAAGCCGGGATTGAAGTTGCAAGGAAACTGACAGACATTCCTGATCTTTGTAAAAAATATATATAG
- a CDS encoding tripartite tricarboxylate transporter permease, translating into MWDSLLQAFSTIFSFYGIFLMISGVAGGITIGAMPGLSATMGVALLIPITFAMEPAYGLILLGSIYIGAIYGGSISAILIRVPGTPASVATTLDGYPMTTNGEADKALKISITSSFTGGVISALALLFISPPLAKIALEFGPAQYFWVALFGLSIIVTLSADNPIKGFISAAIGLFVGVVGMDPLVGTSRFTFENVNLQSGVQVIVLLIGLYSIPQVLETLESGKLNKGISVMKTDKIISPKEIFAEIKEIWPTYLRSGILGTLIGIIPGAGANIASYVGYNEGKRWSKNPEKFGTGYSEGIAASEAANNGVTGGSLIPLLTLGVPGNGVTAVLIGGLLIQGLNPGPRLFAQNADIVYSFMGAILIGNFIMLVLGYYGANLFINVVKIPTAVLGPIIIVLSIVGSYAIQNSLFDSGLMLAFGLLGYLMRKLNIDSAPAVLALILGPMAESNVRRALLMGAGNPAVLFKGLINWVLIIMIVGSMGFAFYTFYRERKVAFTDK; encoded by the coding sequence ATGTGGGATTCGTTGCTTCAAGCTTTTTCGACAATTTTTAGTTTTTATGGTATTTTCTTAATGATTTCTGGTGTTGCTGGAGGTATAACAATTGGTGCTATGCCCGGTTTATCTGCAACTATGGGAGTTGCTCTATTGATTCCTATAACTTTTGCTATGGAGCCAGCCTATGGACTTATTTTACTTGGAAGTATATATATTGGAGCAATTTATGGAGGTTCAATATCTGCAATATTAATAAGAGTACCTGGAACACCTGCTTCTGTTGCTACAACACTTGATGGCTATCCGATGACTACAAATGGCGAAGCAGATAAAGCATTAAAAATTTCTATAACTTCTTCTTTTACTGGTGGGGTAATAAGTGCTCTTGCCTTATTGTTTATTTCACCGCCGCTTGCAAAAATTGCTTTAGAATTTGGCCCAGCTCAATATTTCTGGGTTGCACTTTTTGGTTTATCTATAATTGTAACACTATCTGCTGATAATCCGATCAAGGGTTTTATTTCAGCGGCAATTGGTCTTTTTGTGGGTGTAGTGGGAATGGATCCACTGGTAGGTACTTCAAGATTTACATTTGAAAATGTAAATTTGCAGAGTGGTGTTCAGGTTATTGTTCTGCTGATAGGATTATATTCTATTCCACAGGTTTTAGAGACTTTAGAAAGTGGAAAGTTAAATAAAGGTATAAGTGTTATGAAAACAGATAAAATTATTTCTCCAAAAGAAATTTTTGCAGAGATAAAGGAAATCTGGCCAACATATTTAAGATCAGGTATTCTTGGAACATTAATAGGGATTATTCCTGGTGCTGGAGCAAACATTGCATCTTATGTTGGATATAATGAGGGGAAAAGATGGTCTAAAAACCCCGAAAAATTTGGTACAGGCTATAGTGAAGGGATTGCAGCCTCGGAAGCAGCTAATAATGGTGTAACCGGAGGATCATTAATTCCGCTTTTAACTTTAGGTGTTCCTGGTAATGGTGTTACTGCAGTTCTTATTGGTGGTCTTTTGATTCAGGGATTAAATCCTGGTCCAAGATTATTTGCACAGAATGCAGATATTGTTTATTCCTTTATGGGAGCAATTCTTATTGGTAATTTTATTATGCTTGTGCTCGGATATTATGGAGCAAATTTATTTATAAATGTTGTTAAAATACCTACAGCGGTCTTAGGACCGATTATTATAGTGTTGAGTATTGTAGGATCTTATGCAATTCAAAACAGTTTGTTTGATTCTGGATTAATGTTGGCTTTTGGTTTACTAGGATATTTAATGCGTAAACTTAACATAGACTCTGCCCCTGCGGTACTGGCATTAATACTGGGTCCGATGGCAGAATCAAATGTTAGAAGAGCTCTTCTGATGGGGGCAGGTAATCCCGCTGTTCTATTCAAAGGATTAATCAACTGGGTATTAATTATTATGATAGTTGGTTCTATGGGCTTTGCATTCTACACATTTTATAGAGAGAGAAAAGTTGCTTTTACAGACAAATAG
- a CDS encoding 2-oxoacid:acceptor oxidoreductase family protein, which translates to MSLKKLEQLEIRFSGSGGQGLVLASIIFADILTASGYNVIQGESHGIEARGGASRGEVIANKKGITNLAVKNPDIFVALSQQSCSKYYADAKEDALIILDSFLIEDIPEINTENLYRIPFTKEVKEELGTILPTNIAFIGAVAELTDIAELDVYKKAIKGRIPKGTEEVNMKSFQLGMELAKKVQSEKE; encoded by the coding sequence ATGAGTTTAAAAAAACTTGAACAGTTAGAGATAAGATTCAGTGGTTCAGGAGGACAAGGACTTGTGCTGGCAAGTATTATCTTTGCCGATATACTGACAGCCTCAGGCTATAATGTAATACAGGGAGAGTCTCACGGTATAGAGGCCCGTGGAGGTGCAAGCAGAGGAGAGGTAATTGCAAATAAAAAAGGGATTACAAACCTTGCAGTTAAAAATCCGGATATATTTGTGGCACTTTCACAGCAGTCATGCAGCAAATATTATGCTGATGCAAAAGAAGATGCCCTGATAATTTTAGATTCATTTTTAATTGAAGATATTCCAGAAATCAATACAGAAAATCTATATCGAATACCATTTACAAAAGAAGTAAAAGAAGAGCTGGGAACAATACTGCCGACAAATATAGCTTTTATAGGAGCAGTGGCAGAGCTGACAGATATAGCAGAATTAGATGTATACAAAAAAGCAATAAAGGGAAGAATTCCTAAAGGGACAGAAGAAGTAAATATGAAATCCTTCCAATTAGGTATGGAACTTGCTAAAAAAGTGCAGTCAGAAAAGGAGTGA
- a CDS encoding lactate racemase domain-containing protein has product MEFKLKYGHEKVKVNVLEQNLMAELMPEDVEALKNPEAEVIRALAEPIKSKKLKDLVKDQDEVVILASDISRPSPSYLLLPPIVEELNSAGVKDENIKIVFGLGVHRKQTEEEKKKLVGEEIYNRIECIDHEVESCRNVGTSKRGTEIEIFDQVLDSDFIIATGNLEYHYFAGFSGGAKALAPGVCSRKTILQNHQKFLDPMARGGQIEGNPVREEIEEIGEMIGIDFMVNAVLNSGKKLIKVVAGEVTAAHRAGKDYIEKIYQSEIDELADIVVTTPGGMPKDIDLYQTHKAMENASLAVKKGGKIIIAAKCEDGLGEDHFGDALTGGKSAQELIDELEDDFILGRHKASRIAMIHSESEIYLVSSLSDDIKEKLFINIFDDLDSALKDAMDELGDDVKILVIPYGISTLPKLKE; this is encoded by the coding sequence ATGGAATTTAAATTAAAATACGGCCACGAAAAAGTAAAGGTAAATGTTCTCGAACAAAATCTAATGGCAGAACTGATGCCAGAAGATGTTGAAGCTCTGAAAAATCCTGAGGCAGAAGTGATAAGAGCACTGGCTGAACCTATTAAGAGTAAAAAGCTCAAAGATTTAGTAAAAGATCAAGATGAAGTTGTAATTTTAGCCAGTGATATTTCTCGACCTTCTCCTTCCTATTTGCTTCTCCCTCCTATTGTTGAAGAATTAAACTCAGCAGGAGTTAAAGACGAAAATATAAAAATTGTCTTTGGGCTGGGAGTACACAGAAAACAGACTGAAGAGGAAAAGAAAAAACTTGTTGGAGAAGAGATCTATAATAGAATAGAGTGCATAGACCATGAGGTTGAAAGCTGCAGAAATGTGGGTACAAGTAAAAGAGGTACAGAAATAGAAATCTTTGATCAGGTCCTTGATTCAGATTTTATTATAGCAACAGGTAATTTGGAATACCACTATTTCGCCGGATTTAGTGGAGGTGCAAAAGCACTCGCACCAGGTGTGTGCAGTCGAAAAACTATTCTACAGAATCATCAGAAATTCTTAGATCCAATGGCAAGAGGTGGACAGATAGAAGGAAATCCTGTTCGCGAAGAAATAGAAGAGATTGGCGAAATGATAGGCATAGATTTTATGGTTAATGCTGTGCTTAACAGTGGCAAAAAGCTGATAAAGGTTGTTGCTGGTGAAGTAACTGCTGCCCACCGTGCAGGTAAAGATTATATAGAAAAAATATATCAGAGCGAAATAGATGAACTTGCTGATATAGTAGTTACCACACCTGGTGGAATGCCAAAAGATATTGACCTCTATCAGACACATAAAGCTATGGAAAACGCCAGTCTTGCCGTAAAAAAAGGTGGTAAAATTATAATTGCTGCTAAATGTGAAGATGGGCTTGGAGAAGATCATTTTGGTGATGCACTTACAGGAGGAAAATCTGCTCAGGAATTAATTGATGAGTTGGAAGATGATTTTATTCTCGGACGCCACAAAGCTTCTCGGATCGCCATGATACATAGCGAAAGTGAGATTTATCTTGTTTCATCACTGTCAGATGATATAAAAGAAAAACTCTTTATAAATATCTTTGATGACCTGGATAGTGCACTAAAAGATGCAATGGATGAACTTGGTGATGATGTCAAAATTCTTGTTATTCCTTATGGAATATCTACACTTCCAAAACTTAAAGAGTAA